Proteins from a genomic interval of Undibacterium parvum:
- a CDS encoding site-specific integrase: MSTKALTPQSVALIVKAAVRRVDGDEAASKVAGHSLRAGYCTEAATVGLQPYQIREQTGHKSDATLARYIRPVAKRKIPSLL, encoded by the coding sequence GTGAGCACAAAAGCGTTGACTCCTCAATCCGTTGCGTTGATTGTAAAAGCGGCTGTTCGTAGAGTAGATGGCGACGAAGCAGCCAGCAAAGTGGCTGGGCATAGTTTACGCGCTGGTTACTGCACTGAAGCGGCGACCGTCGGATTACAGCCATATCAAATTAGAGAGCAGACTGGCCATAAGTCGGACGCTACCCTTGCTCGTTACATTCGGCCAGTTGCGAAGAGAAAAATTCCTAGTTTATTGTGA